The following coding sequences are from one Phenylobacterium glaciei window:
- a CDS encoding DUF3089 domain-containing protein: MAQRPKGFKRLVSAAVVLFLGLVVMAAFVWRDDIASNALDPKEPFQTYRPPVAPDYSQRAAWALLPAKPDIWTTGDPPADVFFVGPTSYDGGRDWNSPIDDVQSDKFFRRVVAPNYAGPFLRVGRLFAPRYRQASLYTLLTLREDARDARRFAYADVAAAFRQYMAADNKGRPFIIVGVEQGGTLASRLIADEIARDPAIRARLAAAYLIETVVPAAAPPLAPCTRPAQAGCLAAWASAFDHDIERVQALKDRSLVWDANGELENISGRTSLCFNPLLGAVTNAAAPAKLNQGAANATGLEWGARPAFLTRQVSAKCQDGILRVSRPKPKMLKSAGSWADKRKVPGYNLFYGDLEADAKARVVTLTSSPGFLRPAPPITEVRAVKGSTVHRIDR, translated from the coding sequence ATGGCGCAGCGTCCCAAGGGCTTCAAGCGATTGGTGAGCGCCGCGGTCGTGCTCTTCCTTGGCCTGGTGGTCATGGCCGCCTTCGTCTGGCGCGACGACATCGCCAGCAACGCCCTGGACCCCAAGGAGCCGTTCCAGACCTATCGGCCGCCAGTCGCGCCCGACTACAGCCAGCGCGCCGCCTGGGCCCTGCTGCCGGCCAAGCCCGACATCTGGACCACGGGCGATCCGCCCGCCGACGTCTTCTTCGTGGGTCCAACCAGCTATGACGGCGGCCGCGACTGGAACAGCCCCATCGACGACGTCCAGTCCGACAAGTTCTTCCGCCGCGTGGTGGCGCCCAACTATGCCGGGCCCTTCCTGCGGGTCGGGCGACTGTTTGCGCCGCGCTATCGCCAGGCCAGCCTCTACACCCTGCTGACCCTGCGCGAGGACGCCCGCGACGCCCGGCGCTTCGCCTATGCCGACGTGGCCGCCGCCTTCCGCCAGTACATGGCCGCCGACAACAAGGGCCGGCCCTTCATTATCGTCGGTGTTGAGCAGGGCGGGACGCTCGCGTCACGCCTGATCGCCGACGAGATCGCTCGCGACCCGGCCATTCGCGCCCGGCTGGCGGCCGCCTATCTGATCGAGACCGTGGTCCCCGCCGCCGCGCCGCCGCTCGCGCCCTGCACGCGGCCGGCCCAAGCCGGCTGTCTCGCCGCCTGGGCCTCGGCCTTCGACCACGACATCGAGCGGGTCCAGGCTCTCAAGGACCGCTCCCTGGTCTGGGACGCCAACGGCGAGCTGGAGAACATCTCCGGCCGCACCTCGCTGTGCTTCAACCCGCTACTGGGCGCCGTCACCAACGCCGCGGCGCCCGCCAAGCTGAACCAGGGCGCGGCCAACGCCACGGGCCTGGAGTGGGGGGCGCGGCCGGCCTTCCTGACCCGCCAGGTCTCGGCCAAGTGCCAGGACGGGATCCTCAGGGTCTCGCGGCCCAAGCCCAAGATGCTGAAGAGCGCCGGCTCCTGGGCCGACAAGCGCAAGGTGCCCGGCTACAACCTCTTCTATGGCGACCTGGAGGCCGACGCGAAGGCCAGGGTGGTGACGCTGACGTCGAGCCCGGGCTTCCTGCGGCCCGCCCCGCCGATCACCGAGGTGAGGGCGGTGAAGGGGTCGACCGTCCACCGGATCGATCGGTAA
- the rfaD gene encoding ADP-glyceromanno-heptose 6-epimerase translates to MTRRIAFVTGGAGFIGSNIVAKLAEDPSLDVVVCDWLGEAELGKWRNIAKHPIGDFVAPEEMFEWLEKRWRDIEIVVHMGAISSTTEPDADKIIHANFTLSRDLFRWCADRQRRFVYASSAATYGDTTDFDDKDDLASLAALRPLNTYGWSKALFDLFAARQAARDYAPPQWVGLKFFNVYGPNEEHKHSMKSVASQIWPKVSGGHAVQLFKSYREGVADGGQTRDFVYVRDVADVVAWLASSEQVNGVYNLGSGKARTFEDMAKAVFTAAGKAPKIEYTPMPPAIRDKYQYFTQAKMDRLKAAGFNQPMTALEDGINDYVQSYLSQPDPYR, encoded by the coding sequence CTCCAACATCGTCGCCAAGCTTGCCGAAGACCCCTCCCTCGACGTGGTGGTCTGCGACTGGCTGGGGGAGGCCGAGCTCGGCAAGTGGCGCAATATCGCCAAGCATCCCATCGGCGACTTCGTGGCGCCCGAGGAGATGTTCGAGTGGCTGGAGAAGCGCTGGCGCGACATTGAGATCGTCGTCCACATGGGCGCCATCTCGTCCACCACCGAGCCCGACGCCGACAAGATCATCCACGCCAACTTCACGCTCAGCCGCGACCTGTTCCGCTGGTGCGCGGACCGCCAGCGCAGGTTCGTCTACGCCTCCTCGGCGGCCACCTATGGCGACACGACCGACTTCGATGACAAGGACGACCTGGCCTCGCTGGCCGCCCTGCGGCCGTTGAACACCTATGGCTGGTCCAAGGCGCTCTTCGACCTCTTCGCCGCAAGGCAAGCCGCCCGGGACTACGCCCCGCCGCAGTGGGTGGGGCTGAAGTTCTTCAACGTCTACGGCCCCAACGAGGAGCACAAACATTCCATGAAGTCGGTGGCCTCGCAGATCTGGCCCAAGGTCTCGGGCGGCCACGCCGTGCAACTGTTCAAGTCCTACCGCGAGGGTGTCGCCGACGGCGGTCAGACCCGGGACTTCGTCTATGTCCGCGACGTCGCCGACGTGGTGGCCTGGCTGGCCAGCTCCGAACAGGTCAACGGGGTCTATAACCTCGGCTCAGGCAAGGCGCGGACCTTCGAGGACATGGCCAAGGCCGTCTTCACCGCCGCCGGCAAAGCCCCGAAGATCGAATACACCCCCATGCCGCCCGCCATCCGCGACAAGTACCAGTACTTCACGCAGGCGAAGATGGACCGGCTGAAGGCCGCCGGCTTCAACCAGCCGATGACCGCCCTGGAGGACGGCATCAACGACTACGTCCAGTCCTACCTGTCCCAGCCAGATCCCTACAGGTAG